A genomic window from Cytobacillus suaedae includes:
- a CDS encoding threonylcarbamoyl-AMP synthase, protein MNTKKWTVNNFEGNIESFPQIQEAAKILKGNNVVAFPTETVYGLGANALSDEAVAKIFEAKGRPSDNPLIVHIATLDQLTNIAVDIPDMVQTLITHFWPGPLTLVLKKKDQSVGEKVTAGLQTVAVRMPDHPIALALLKAADLPLAAPSANLSGKPSPTSAKHVIDDLEGRIAGIIDGGATGVGLESTVLDCTEKIPVILRPGGVTKEQLEEVIGEVRMDRALLEEGQAPKSPGMKYTHYAPKAPLVIVEGSPQFIQSLVDKKIAQGVRVGVLTTEENKQFYNADAVLDCGLRADLQSVASKLYDVLRTFDGTNVDLIYCEWFPQDGVGQAIMNRLLKAAGNQVIHE, encoded by the coding sequence ATGAATACAAAAAAGTGGACTGTGAATAACTTTGAGGGAAATATAGAAAGTTTTCCACAGATTCAGGAGGCTGCCAAGATATTAAAAGGAAATAATGTGGTGGCTTTTCCAACTGAAACCGTTTATGGATTAGGTGCCAATGCACTATCTGATGAGGCAGTAGCTAAAATTTTTGAAGCAAAAGGGCGTCCAAGTGATAATCCCTTAATTGTACATATAGCAACACTTGATCAACTTACGAACATAGCTGTGGATATCCCAGACATGGTTCAAACCTTAATCACTCATTTTTGGCCGGGTCCATTAACACTAGTTTTAAAGAAAAAGGATCAATCAGTAGGTGAAAAGGTAACGGCAGGATTACAAACAGTTGCAGTCCGTATGCCGGATCATCCAATCGCACTTGCCTTACTCAAAGCAGCTGACTTACCTCTTGCAGCACCAAGTGCAAACCTTTCTGGAAAGCCAAGTCCAACAAGCGCAAAGCATGTAATTGATGATTTGGAAGGCCGAATAGCTGGAATCATTGATGGTGGAGCAACAGGGGTTGGTCTAGAGTCAACTGTTTTGGACTGTACAGAGAAAATTCCTGTTATATTAAGGCCAGGCGGTGTGACGAAGGAACAGTTAGAAGAAGTCATTGGTGAGGTTAGAATGGATCGTGCCTTACTTGAAGAAGGACAAGCCCCAAAGTCACCAGGAATGAAGTACACCCACTATGCACCAAAAGCACCCCTTGTTATAGTTGAGGGAAGTCCCCAGTTTATTCAATCACTTGTGGATAAGAAAATTGCGCAGGGTGTAAGGGTTGGAGTGTTAACCACCGAAGAAAATAAACAATTCTATAATGCTGATGCAGTTCTTGATTGTGGCTTGAGAGCGGACTTGCAGAGTGTTGCAAGCAAATTATATGATGTTTTACGAACATTTGATGGGACGAATGTTGATTTAATTTATTGTGAATGGTTTCCACAGGATGGAGTAGGCCAAGCAATCATGAATCGATTATTAAAAGCTGCTGGTAATCAAGTTATACATGAATAA